One region of Streptomyces sp. CG4 genomic DNA includes:
- a CDS encoding TIGR02677 family protein produces MEAPAPGAAQNAATQDVHSEARRRLDAYTYLSAPERLEHLAIMRVFCGTLLADLAVPDVLAKLRQVGGPAAGLDADTLTVRLEQLVRWGNLLRSSHTVKASSISEYQRSRSRYQLSKLGERIQRDADGVLAEADAAREVSSELLALVERGLRELAELVTAPGGIEPQDGLERVSTLFVQFTEFADSIRDFYAYLGQVLARYDLDSAEYQGFKELLLDYVEAITEDVAFRAPRISAALDTLWPHVPGLLARLDAHAQGLTGLSPQGDGRLETRVQRSRGRELADWEGLRGWFSDTDGQGSQVDQLRDATLRALQSLLANAKRMLRSATGEMSRRRDLLRLARWFDEAAPQDAHDIAVAAFGLYAARHLGIPPATDEVVPAYTSWWTGPVVEVPVALRERGSRAQRGRTSAVEDHSAQKRRLREAARERAAARAAAADELRSASGRFAEVRLTSAALGLLLELLATALGNAQLRRRAGTDGKGATEFGLDKAHSEDAELGIRLTVRRTAGARCVLHSVDGDLLLDDLELDVGRTSSDVADSDAEVSVS; encoded by the coding sequence CTACTGGCGGACCTGGCCGTCCCGGACGTCCTGGCGAAGCTGCGCCAGGTGGGCGGCCCCGCCGCGGGGCTCGACGCCGACACCCTCACCGTCCGGCTGGAACAGCTGGTGCGATGGGGCAACCTGTTGCGCAGCAGCCACACCGTGAAGGCGTCCAGCATCAGCGAGTACCAGCGGTCCCGCTCGCGCTACCAGTTGTCGAAGCTGGGCGAGCGCATCCAGCGAGACGCCGACGGCGTCCTGGCCGAGGCCGACGCCGCCCGCGAGGTGAGCAGCGAGCTGCTCGCCCTGGTCGAGCGGGGACTCAGGGAGCTGGCCGAGCTCGTTACCGCGCCCGGCGGCATCGAACCGCAGGACGGGCTGGAGCGGGTCAGCACGCTGTTCGTGCAATTCACCGAGTTCGCTGACTCCATCCGGGACTTCTACGCCTACCTCGGCCAGGTTCTGGCCCGGTACGACCTGGACAGCGCCGAGTACCAGGGGTTCAAAGAGCTGCTCCTCGACTACGTCGAGGCGATCACGGAAGACGTGGCGTTCCGCGCACCCCGGATCTCGGCGGCATTGGACACGCTGTGGCCGCACGTCCCGGGTCTGCTGGCCCGGCTGGACGCCCACGCACAGGGCCTCACCGGGCTGTCACCGCAGGGCGACGGCCGACTGGAGACGCGGGTCCAGCGCAGCCGTGGGCGCGAGCTCGCGGACTGGGAGGGCCTGCGCGGCTGGTTCAGCGACACCGACGGGCAGGGCAGCCAGGTCGACCAACTGCGGGACGCCACCCTCCGTGCGTTGCAGTCGCTGCTCGCCAATGCCAAGCGGATGCTGCGGTCGGCCACCGGGGAGATGTCCCGGCGCAGGGATCTGCTGCGGCTGGCCCGGTGGTTCGACGAAGCGGCGCCGCAGGACGCGCACGACATCGCCGTCGCCGCCTTCGGGCTGTACGCCGCCCGCCATCTGGGCATACCCCCAGCCACCGACGAGGTGGTGCCCGCCTACACGAGCTGGTGGACCGGCCCGGTGGTCGAGGTGCCGGTGGCCCTGCGGGAAAGGGGCAGCCGCGCCCAGCGGGGCCGGACGTCCGCGGTGGAGGACCACTCCGCACAGAAGCGGCGGCTGCGCGAGGCCGCCCGTGAGCGGGCCGCGGCTAGGGCAGCGGCGGCGGACGAACTACGCAGCGCCTCGGGCCGGTTCGCCGAGGTACGCCTCACCTCCGCAGCGCTCGGTCTGCTCTTGGAGCTGCTCGCCACCGCACTCGGGAACGCGCAGCTCCGGCGTCGCGCCGGCACGGACGGGAAGGGCGCAACGGAATTTGGCCTCGACAAGGCGCACAGTGAGGACGCCGAGCTGGGCATCCGGCTCACCGTGCGACGCACGGCGGGCGCCCGGTGCGTCTTGCACTCGGTCGACGGCGACCTGCTGCTGGACGACCTTGAGCTGGACGTCGGCCGTACCTCCTCCGACGTGGCCGACAGCGATGCGGAGGTGAGCGTGTCATGA
- a CDS encoding TIGR02678 family protein — protein sequence MTLPSTHDVALAAERRSAARLLLAHPLVTSDGPHADLFPLIRRHADWLGKRFQQVLGYRLLVDSSYARLFKAGLGADAGHRLERSTGTPFTPHTYACLALALSVLVTAPEQLLLSQLVADIRAAAADAEIELEETGRAAGKRTLVAALRLLVEWGVLIETEGHVAALAQDAGGEALITVDRELARVVVAGPLAQARDGADLVRRAADPGFGGPRTYVRRMLVETPVVYLDELTDAERDWLRTRQRREAQAFSELLGLEMEIRAEGVALVDPDDELTDLHLPGTGTVAQAALLLVERLVGRLRPQEPGHPATGGTLVIGVAVPDGLVDELLAELVAEYGQRSNWQRGYLEDLSALREAVLDLLAHMRLMAPAGRLRAEGEGLPEGYAEEAPEGRTVTDVRGARPGSDGWVLLAAAARYATHVTVRPATAVGKGTDVQEELPL from the coding sequence ATGACCCTCCCCTCGACACACGACGTCGCCCTGGCCGCCGAGCGCCGCAGCGCCGCCCGGCTGCTGCTCGCCCATCCGCTGGTCACCTCGGACGGCCCGCACGCCGACCTCTTCCCGCTGATCCGCAGGCACGCCGACTGGCTGGGCAAGCGGTTCCAGCAGGTGCTTGGCTACCGCCTCCTGGTCGACAGCTCCTACGCCCGGCTGTTCAAGGCGGGGCTGGGGGCAGACGCGGGCCACCGGCTGGAGCGCTCCACCGGCACCCCCTTCACCCCGCACACGTACGCCTGCCTCGCGCTGGCCCTGTCCGTGCTGGTGACCGCCCCCGAACAACTTCTGCTGTCACAGCTGGTGGCCGACATCAGGGCCGCCGCGGCCGATGCGGAGATCGAGCTGGAGGAGACGGGCAGAGCGGCCGGGAAACGGACCTTGGTAGCGGCTCTGCGCCTGTTGGTCGAGTGGGGCGTCCTCATCGAGACCGAGGGCCATGTGGCCGCGCTCGCGCAGGATGCGGGCGGAGAGGCCCTGATCACAGTGGACCGCGAGCTGGCCCGCGTCGTCGTCGCCGGCCCGCTCGCCCAGGCCCGTGACGGCGCCGACCTGGTCCGGCGGGCAGCGGACCCGGGCTTCGGCGGACCTCGCACCTATGTGCGCCGGATGCTCGTCGAGACACCCGTCGTCTACCTCGACGAGCTGACCGACGCCGAACGCGACTGGTTGCGCACCCGGCAGCGCCGGGAAGCGCAGGCGTTCTCCGAACTTCTGGGCCTGGAAATGGAGATCCGCGCCGAGGGGGTGGCGCTGGTGGACCCCGATGACGAGCTGACGGATCTGCACCTGCCGGGCACCGGGACGGTCGCCCAGGCCGCGTTGCTGCTGGTGGAACGGCTCGTGGGGCGACTTCGGCCGCAGGAGCCCGGACACCCGGCGACCGGAGGGACGCTCGTCATCGGCGTGGCTGTCCCGGACGGCCTCGTGGACGAGCTGCTGGCTGAACTGGTCGCCGAGTACGGACAGCGCAGCAACTGGCAGCGCGGTTACCTGGAGGACCTCTCCGCCCTGCGGGAGGCCGTGCTGGACCTGCTGGCCCACATGCGGCTGATGGCCCCTGCCGGCCGGCTGCGTGCCGAGGGAGAGGGCCTGCCGGAGGGATACGCCGAAGAGGCACCGGAGGGGCGCACCGTGACCGATGTTCGTGGGGCGCGTCCTGGCAGTGACGGCTGGGTGCTGCTGGCCGCGGCGGCACGCTATGCCACCCACGTGACCGTGCGCCCGGCCACCGCAGTCGGCAAGGGCACCGACGTTCAGGAGGAGTTGCCGCTGTGA
- a CDS encoding TIGR02680 family protein, whose product MTTDARGLVPLPRSGPTTTAGTRFRLHRAGIQNVWQYDEQEFAFGDGRLLLRGKNGAGKSKALEMLLPYLLDGDSRALDATGTGRTTLAWLMLDGFEQTNRLGYLWVEFRGTTDGGDHRHVTLGAAIRASKSTQKALPTFFVTPLRVGEDLHLVEDGKPLPVDRLKEIIGSDNITDRAVLHRSRVARELFGITDATRYRNLTQLLHRLRRPTVGDRIEHGGLASLLSETLPGLDEDVVEKVARNLHDLDAVRDELGRLERTDTALRTFLTSYRGYLSGVLRASAQAVSQELEILAQRRRAAGDATQRTSELRTREEESEARLETLREEEEAARTDLAALHASHAYRSLRELSERRNTVEALHTAAVAAFTALSNAHGAEEGAAERLTDGVEHLGSRLAELGTEHRELLTQAEKAGLPAGHLGEAVALPRTVRSQAVETKLTAPDGETHTVQHRSVVRVDTAAVQDGLRSWLGQLEGAETVAKNRTRMVQEVTRLTARAEESRNRAAQADTERERLEGEAEEAASRLDADREKIAEESGAYARRVAEWVTRTRTAVGSGCPPLDTLHTTVACESSADAPFADRTLPPDIDGQARQAAHAALEPYSEELTGSRDALALTVGRLDEELGRLANQKRDWERRTDPEPPVPHHRVAERTPGTGAPFYRLVDFANDLSPAHRAGLEAALEASGILDAWVGANGALVDPGTRDTLLRPGPALPDGPTLASALRPAPQPACGVTSEQVEHLLAAIALAPAADTGAHDAVYYDGSWRLGILSGRHHKNDAEYVGAAVRAETRRRILAELEERLTQTEQRLTDARHELTEADARRRALRLAEQDFPRARGLADAWSRAESDERTLREVTAKATRAARLAEEARALAVTARAEADATATAHDLPSDPAELERVRTALAALLTGIGHLRRAIGSTGERLGTHHADAERYERARKDRLAADENYRHRLSGLRTAQQDLRTREEAIGATEEEILTREQETRQRIAHAAQAVPAAQRIRNDLHDRRVRAEEEEKRLREDLTAQETAVIATGGALRGALGRPEVVRGAGLDRSALPEDVVDDPGSDVRSRLRALQALADAVQQALGRPKGEVSDSTLLNRHTDLRDQLAGGYDAQLEERDGIKVCRLIDDHGSHDVASVGERIAVQAAEARGRLTEREREVFQRFLTGELGDHLSAQVITAANLVAALNDTLRTVRTSHGLGVELLWKLDEDVDADVRAAVDLLRSPSSLRTREQTEQLREVLQRRIEDARRADPSAGYAAHLRTALDYRDWFRFHTFVVEDAAPGRRRKLTGRTGLSQGEQRVLSYLVLFAAAAAHFTSLAESAPHAPRLILLDDAFAKVDEPTHGRLGRILVDLDLDFVLTSERLMGNWPEVPSLHIYECLRDPHVRGVATLHYTWNGQHRRLVSV is encoded by the coding sequence GTGACCACCGATGCGCGTGGCCTCGTCCCACTGCCGCGTTCCGGCCCCACCACGACCGCCGGCACCCGCTTCCGGCTGCACCGCGCGGGCATCCAGAACGTCTGGCAGTACGACGAGCAGGAGTTCGCCTTCGGCGACGGACGGCTGCTGCTGCGCGGCAAGAACGGCGCGGGCAAGTCCAAAGCCTTGGAAATGCTGCTCCCGTATCTGCTGGACGGCGACTCACGGGCACTGGACGCGACGGGCACCGGCAGGACCACCCTCGCCTGGCTAATGCTGGACGGGTTCGAGCAGACCAACCGTCTCGGCTACCTGTGGGTGGAGTTCCGGGGCACGACCGACGGCGGTGACCACCGCCACGTCACACTCGGCGCCGCCATCCGCGCCTCGAAGTCGACACAGAAGGCGCTGCCGACGTTCTTCGTCACTCCGCTGCGCGTCGGTGAGGACCTGCACCTGGTCGAGGACGGAAAGCCCCTGCCGGTCGACCGGCTCAAGGAGATCATCGGCTCCGACAACATCACCGACCGCGCGGTCCTCCACCGCTCGCGGGTGGCTCGGGAACTGTTCGGCATCACCGACGCGACCCGCTACCGCAACCTCACCCAGCTTCTCCACCGGCTGCGGCGGCCCACGGTCGGGGACCGCATCGAGCACGGTGGACTCGCCTCCCTGCTGAGCGAGACCCTGCCGGGACTCGACGAGGACGTGGTCGAGAAGGTCGCGCGCAACCTCCACGACCTCGACGCCGTACGCGACGAACTCGGCCGACTGGAGCGCACCGATACGGCGCTGCGCACCTTCCTCACCAGTTACCGCGGCTACTTGTCCGGAGTCCTGCGGGCGTCCGCACAGGCAGTGAGCCAGGAGCTGGAGATCCTCGCGCAGCGACGCCGGGCGGCCGGAGACGCCACACAGCGGACCAGCGAACTGAGGACGCGGGAGGAGGAATCGGAGGCCCGGCTGGAAACCCTGCGCGAAGAGGAAGAAGCCGCCCGGACCGACCTCGCCGCCCTGCACGCCAGCCACGCCTACCGCAGCCTGCGCGAACTGTCGGAGCGCCGCAACACGGTCGAGGCGCTGCACACCGCCGCCGTGGCCGCCTTCACCGCCCTCAGCAACGCACACGGCGCAGAGGAGGGCGCGGCCGAGCGGCTGACCGACGGTGTCGAGCACCTCGGCAGCCGGCTCGCCGAACTGGGCACTGAACACCGGGAACTGCTGACGCAGGCGGAGAAGGCCGGGCTTCCCGCCGGCCATCTCGGCGAGGCAGTAGCCCTGCCCCGCACGGTCCGCTCCCAGGCTGTCGAGACGAAGCTGACCGCTCCGGACGGGGAGACGCACACCGTGCAGCATCGGTCGGTCGTCCGCGTGGACACGGCCGCGGTGCAGGACGGACTGCGGTCCTGGCTGGGACAGCTGGAGGGCGCCGAGACGGTCGCGAAGAATCGAACCCGGATGGTCCAGGAGGTGACGCGTCTTACCGCACGGGCCGAGGAGTCCCGAAACCGGGCGGCGCAGGCCGACACCGAGCGCGAACGGCTGGAAGGCGAGGCGGAAGAGGCCGCCAGCCGTCTCGATGCCGACCGCGAGAAGATCGCCGAGGAGAGCGGTGCCTATGCCCGCCGGGTCGCCGAGTGGGTAACACGCACGCGGACCGCCGTCGGGTCCGGCTGCCCGCCCCTGGACACCCTCCACACCACGGTCGCCTGCGAGAGCTCCGCCGACGCCCCGTTCGCGGACCGCACGCTCCCGCCCGACATCGACGGCCAGGCGCGGCAGGCCGCCCATGCCGCACTGGAGCCGTACAGCGAGGAACTCACCGGGAGCCGCGACGCCCTCGCACTCACCGTCGGCCGACTCGACGAAGAACTCGGCCGCCTGGCGAATCAGAAGCGAGACTGGGAGCGACGTACCGATCCCGAGCCGCCGGTCCCCCACCACCGCGTCGCCGAAAGGACACCAGGCACCGGAGCGCCTTTCTATCGGCTGGTGGACTTCGCGAATGATCTGAGCCCCGCGCACCGGGCCGGTCTGGAAGCAGCGCTGGAAGCCAGCGGAATCCTGGACGCGTGGGTCGGCGCGAACGGCGCTCTTGTCGATCCCGGCACCCGTGACACTCTGCTGCGTCCCGGCCCCGCGCTGCCGGACGGGCCGACCCTCGCCTCGGCCCTGCGCCCAGCACCCCAGCCGGCCTGCGGTGTCACGTCCGAGCAGGTGGAACATCTGCTGGCCGCCATCGCGCTCGCACCGGCTGCGGACACGGGCGCTCATGACGCGGTGTACTACGACGGGAGCTGGCGCCTCGGCATCCTCAGCGGCCGACACCACAAGAATGACGCCGAGTACGTGGGAGCCGCCGTACGCGCCGAGACCCGACGGCGCATCCTCGCCGAGCTGGAGGAGCGGCTCACACAGACGGAGCAGCGGCTGACCGACGCCCGTCACGAACTCACCGAGGCCGACGCCCGGCGCCGGGCCCTCAGGCTCGCGGAGCAGGACTTCCCCCGGGCACGCGGTCTCGCCGACGCCTGGAGCAGAGCCGAGTCGGACGAGAGGACACTGCGTGAAGTGACCGCCAAGGCCACCCGCGCGGCACGGCTGGCCGAGGAGGCCCGCGCCCTCGCCGTAACCGCGCGCGCCGAGGCAGACGCCACCGCCACCGCCCATGACCTGCCCAGCGACCCCGCCGAACTGGAACGCGTACGCACCGCGCTGGCTGCCCTTCTCACCGGCATCGGGCATCTTCGCCGAGCGATCGGCAGCACGGGCGAGCGGCTCGGCACCCATCACGCCGATGCCGAACGGTACGAACGCGCCCGAAAAGACCGCCTGGCCGCGGACGAGAACTACCGGCATCGCCTCAGCGGGCTGCGTACCGCGCAACAGGACCTGCGCACCCGCGAGGAGGCCATCGGGGCGACCGAAGAGGAGATCCTCACCCGCGAGCAGGAAACCAGACAGCGCATCGCGCATGCGGCCCAGGCCGTCCCGGCAGCACAACGTATCCGGAACGATCTGCACGACCGGCGCGTGCGCGCGGAAGAGGAGGAGAAACGCCTGCGCGAGGACCTGACCGCCCAGGAGACGGCAGTTATCGCAACCGGCGGCGCCCTTCGCGGCGCACTCGGCCGACCGGAGGTGGTGCGCGGCGCCGGGCTGGACCGGTCCGCACTGCCCGAGGACGTGGTGGACGATCCCGGCTCGGACGTCCGCAGCCGTCTGCGCGCGCTACAGGCGCTGGCCGACGCGGTACAGCAGGCCCTCGGCCGCCCGAAAGGCGAGGTGTCGGACAGCACCCTGCTCAACCGGCACACCGACCTGCGCGACCAGCTGGCCGGCGGTTACGATGCGCAACTGGAGGAACGCGACGGGATCAAGGTGTGCCGCCTGATCGACGACCACGGTTCCCACGACGTCGCGTCCGTGGGCGAGCGGATCGCCGTCCAGGCGGCAGAGGCCCGGGGACGGCTCACCGAGCGCGAACGTGAGGTGTTCCAGCGGTTCCTGACCGGCGAGCTGGGCGACCATCTCTCGGCCCAGGTCATCACCGCGGCGAACCTGGTCGCGGCTCTGAACGACACCCTGCGGACCGTGCGCACCTCCCACGGCCTCGGCGTTGAACTGCTGTGGAAGCTGGACGAGGACGTCGACGCGGACGTGCGGGCGGCCGTGGACCTGCTGCGCAGTCCGTCGAGCCTGCGCACGCGTGAGCAGACCGAGCAGCTCCGCGAGGTGCTGCAACGCCGAATCGAGGATGCCCGGCGGGCCGATCCCTCAGCTGGTTACGCCGCCCACCTGCGGACCGCGCTCGACTACCGTGATTGGTTCCGCTTCCACACTTTCGTGGTCGAGGACGCCGCTCCGGGACGGCGGCGGAAACTGACCGGCCGCACCGGGCTCAGCCAGGGCGAGCAGCGAGTGCTCTCCTACCTCGTGCTCTTCGCGGCAGCCGCCGCCCACTTCACCAGCCTCGCCGAGTCGGCACCCCACGCCCCGCGGCTGATCCTCCTGGACGACGCCTTCGCCAAGGTCGACGAACCTACCCACGGGCGGCTGGGACGGATCCTCGTCGATCTCGATCTCGACTTCGTCCTCACTAGCGAACGGCTTATGGGCAACTGGCCGGAGGTGCCGTCCCTCCACATCTACGAGTGCCTCCGCGATCCCCATGTGCGCGGGGTGGCCACCCTGCACTACACCTGGAACGGCCAGCACCGGCGTCTGGTGTCCGTATGA
- a CDS encoding TIGR02679 family protein, with the protein MSKLPAGTRDWLGGPGLTRLWEAVRKRLESNGVQATGSLRLTSVSTQERNDLSLLLGKPVTGAAVTVRLDALDTRLRASAAGLGLREVLEELGPPLTDRRAVRAGIAARREHIWSSLASALDASPLAVQEWAGQWYDLLRRTGVPRGVPPETAIRTLQQAVQVLTLLLGPERGGPRGRGELAALATGSAHGLDDGSWLARLVQRGIALAHSTEFPGDAAGRRALWRLVSVTPDEVSSTVLTYGLRPVGGGWREQALRERTDHHAEAHLTPRDLHDLQLRLPAGTVIHICENPRVVEAAADAACLRPLVCTSGSAATVVLILLDALAATGCRFAYHGDFDWPGIVLANRIIRRYGAQPWRMGAEDYEHLAARSQAEGIPQLPLDGQPVSAAWDPGLAPAMTALGVALHEEITLDLLVDDLSGQT; encoded by the coding sequence ATGAGCAAGCTGCCCGCGGGCACACGGGACTGGCTGGGCGGTCCCGGGCTGACCAGGCTCTGGGAAGCGGTACGCAAGCGCCTGGAAAGCAACGGCGTGCAGGCCACCGGTTCCCTCCGGCTGACCTCGGTGAGCACCCAGGAACGCAACGACCTGTCGCTCCTTCTGGGCAAGCCCGTCACAGGTGCTGCCGTGACTGTGCGCCTCGATGCGCTCGACACGCGGCTGCGCGCCTCGGCGGCCGGACTCGGTCTCAGAGAGGTGCTGGAGGAACTGGGCCCTCCGCTCACTGACCGCCGTGCCGTCCGCGCGGGTATCGCGGCACGGCGCGAGCACATCTGGTCGTCGCTCGCCTCGGCGCTGGACGCCTCTCCGCTCGCCGTCCAGGAGTGGGCTGGCCAGTGGTACGACCTGCTGCGCCGTACCGGCGTACCGAGAGGAGTACCACCTGAAACGGCGATACGGACGCTTCAGCAGGCTGTCCAAGTCCTCACCCTACTGCTCGGCCCCGAGCGGGGCGGCCCCCGAGGCCGAGGAGAACTCGCCGCCCTGGCGACCGGGTCCGCACACGGCCTGGACGACGGCAGCTGGCTCGCACGCCTCGTCCAACGCGGCATCGCCCTCGCCCACAGCACCGAGTTCCCCGGCGACGCGGCCGGCCGGCGCGCACTGTGGCGATTGGTGTCCGTCACACCGGACGAGGTCTCCAGCACCGTGCTGACCTACGGGCTGCGGCCCGTAGGTGGGGGATGGCGGGAGCAGGCCCTGCGGGAGCGGACCGACCATCACGCCGAAGCCCACCTCACACCGCGCGACCTGCACGACCTGCAGCTACGTCTGCCTGCCGGAACAGTGATCCACATCTGTGAGAATCCCCGCGTGGTGGAAGCCGCAGCGGACGCGGCCTGCCTCCGGCCCTTGGTATGCACGTCAGGCAGCGCAGCGACGGTGGTCCTCATCCTCCTCGACGCCCTCGCCGCCACCGGCTGCCGCTTCGCGTACCACGGCGACTTCGACTGGCCGGGAATCGTTCTGGCGAACCGGATCATCCGCCGTTATGGAGCCCAGCCATGGCGCATGGGCGCCGAGGACTACGAGCACCTGGCCGCTCGAAGCCAGGCCGAGGGAATCCCTCAGCTGCCGCTCGACGGCCAGCCCGTCAGCGCGGCCTGGGACCCGGGCCTCGCCCCTGCCATGACCGCTCTCGGGGTCGCGCTCCATGAGGAGATCACCCTCGACCTTCTGGTGGACGACCTGTCGGGTCAGACGTAG
- a CDS encoding serine protease: MDRISRILVTSRPALLGAVVMLTLTSSVASAKVRPRLSGPVSEVPSSARRAGPAGQAGPPTQALGATGDVVANPQTVRVGALFYADRADDLSGGHLCTASVVHSPHGDLILTAAHCVSDTGTDLVFVPGYRDGKAPYGVWKVGHRYLPDGWTKDQDEDSDLAFATVDDQDGKAIEDVVGANRFTTGTATGATAVTVIGYPDSRETPISCTNKPTAHSKTQQRIDCPAFTLGTSGSPWINGDGQVVGVLGGYDEGGDTDDVSYSVTLGGPAAELYKDAIRDP, from the coding sequence ATGGACCGCATCTCACGCATCTTGGTCACCTCGCGTCCCGCCTTGCTCGGCGCCGTGGTGATGCTCACCCTGACCTCGTCCGTGGCGTCGGCCAAGGTCAGGCCCAGGCTCTCGGGACCTGTGTCGGAAGTCCCGTCGTCCGCCCGCAGGGCGGGCCCCGCGGGGCAGGCGGGACCTCCGACACAGGCCCTGGGGGCCACCGGCGACGTCGTCGCCAATCCGCAGACGGTGCGGGTCGGCGCGCTGTTCTACGCGGACCGGGCCGACGACCTGTCCGGCGGGCACCTCTGCACGGCCTCGGTCGTGCACAGCCCCCACGGCGACCTCATCCTCACCGCCGCGCACTGTGTGAGCGACACCGGTACCGACCTGGTGTTCGTGCCGGGCTACCGGGACGGGAAGGCGCCGTACGGGGTATGGAAGGTCGGGCACCGCTATCTGCCCGACGGATGGACGAAGGACCAGGACGAGGACAGCGACCTGGCCTTCGCCACCGTCGACGACCAGGACGGCAAGGCGATCGAGGACGTCGTCGGAGCCAACCGGTTCACCACCGGTACGGCCACCGGCGCCACCGCCGTGACCGTCATCGGCTACCCCGACTCCCGCGAGACGCCCATCAGCTGCACCAACAAGCCGACCGCGCACAGCAAGACCCAGCAGCGCATCGACTGCCCCGCCTTCACGCTCGGCACCAGCGGCAGCCCCTGGATCAACGGCGACGGCCAGGTCGTCGGCGTCCTCGGCGGCTATGACGAGGGCGGCGACACCGACGACGTGTCCTACAGCGTGACACTGGGCGGCCCGGCGGCCGAACTGTACAAGGACGCGATCCGTGATCCGTGA
- a CDS encoding M56 family metallopeptidase, with protein sequence MPDTWATGREPVLISVYVPLAVTAVLTVLAPRVARRLAPRHAAWALACTALVTTVGWTGSLALLAFTGIAQIPQVAAEGRWSVPALRAEDPVYLTVAIVSAAALTAGTVSLALAAVRQTRHLLRSRRECARMPGDSELAVVDNDTPHAFALPGAPGRIVVSRGMLRCLDHEEREALLAHERAHLRGRHHLFQTLWRLTAALNPLLRPLADAGGFALERWADEEAAARVGSRRIVARAVGRAALASSPRASRPPALAATGGAVPQRVRALLSPPPPRRPLPIAGGVLLLTLCCAGLANATSDSDKLLDDAQRAQCAESLTHPNAPDLDGLEACCEHGVWGGRAEHHG encoded by the coding sequence GTGCCGGACACCTGGGCGACGGGACGTGAGCCGGTGCTGATCAGCGTCTACGTCCCGCTCGCCGTGACGGCCGTACTGACCGTGCTCGCACCACGGGTGGCCCGCCGGCTCGCCCCGCGCCACGCGGCGTGGGCCCTGGCGTGCACCGCGCTGGTGACAACGGTGGGCTGGACGGGTTCGCTCGCCCTCCTGGCGTTCACCGGAATCGCCCAGATTCCGCAGGTCGCGGCGGAGGGCCGCTGGTCGGTACCGGCACTGCGGGCCGAGGACCCGGTCTACCTCACCGTAGCGATCGTCAGCGCCGCCGCCCTGACGGCGGGAACCGTCTCCCTGGCCCTGGCCGCCGTACGGCAGACCCGCCATCTCCTCCGGTCCCGGCGCGAGTGCGCGCGCATGCCCGGCGACAGCGAGCTGGCCGTCGTGGACAACGACACTCCCCACGCGTTCGCCCTGCCCGGTGCGCCCGGCCGCATCGTGGTGTCACGCGGCATGCTGCGCTGCCTCGACCACGAGGAACGCGAGGCCCTGCTGGCCCACGAAAGAGCCCATCTCCGCGGCCGCCACCACCTCTTCCAGACCCTGTGGCGCCTGACGGCGGCCCTCAATCCGCTGCTACGCCCCCTGGCCGACGCGGGCGGCTTCGCCCTGGAGCGCTGGGCCGACGAGGAGGCCGCGGCGCGGGTCGGCAGCCGACGGATCGTCGCCCGTGCCGTCGGCCGGGCCGCCCTCGCCTCCTCGCCCCGCGCATCGCGCCCCCCGGCCCTCGCCGCCACCGGCGGCGCGGTCCCCCAACGCGTCCGAGCCCTCCTGTCCCCGCCCCCGCCCCGCCGCCCCCTGCCCATCGCCGGCGGAGTCCTGCTCCTGACCCTGTGCTGCGCCGGCCTGGCCAACGCCACCTCCGACAGCGACAAACTCCTCGACGACGCCCAACGGGCCCAATGCGCCGAGTCGCTCACCCACCCGAACGCCCCGGACCTCGACGGGCTGGAGGCCTGCTGCGAGCACGGCGTGTGGGGCGGGCGCGCAGAACATCACGGGTGA
- a CDS encoding BlaI/MecI/CopY family transcriptional regulator, giving the protein MHDPRYAGAGGASDDACGGTSGRRARGELEGSVLAALWSAHGPLTARQVREGLPGDLAYTTVLTILSRLYDKGMLVRHRKGRGYAYEPARDEASHTAQRMKSLLEGGSDREAVLARFVSELSQEDEQLLHQLLSGYGGAGHLGDGT; this is encoded by the coding sequence GTGCACGACCCCAGGTACGCCGGAGCCGGCGGCGCATCGGACGACGCATGCGGCGGTACATCCGGCAGGCGGGCCCGCGGCGAACTCGAGGGCAGCGTGCTCGCCGCCCTCTGGTCCGCCCACGGCCCGCTGACCGCACGACAGGTACGGGAAGGCCTGCCGGGCGACCTGGCCTACACCACCGTTCTGACGATCCTTTCCCGGCTGTACGACAAGGGGATGCTCGTCCGGCACCGCAAGGGCCGCGGCTACGCCTACGAGCCGGCCCGCGACGAGGCGTCCCACACCGCGCAGCGCATGAAGTCGCTCCTGGAGGGCGGCTCCGACCGCGAGGCGGTGCTGGCCCGATTCGTCTCCGAACTCTCCCAGGAGGACGAGCAGTTGCTGCACCAGCTGCTGTCCGGGTACGGCGGTGCCGGACACCTGGGCGACGGGACGTGA